A genomic segment from Planctomycetota bacterium encodes:
- the purN gene encoding phosphoribosylglycinamide formyltransferase, producing MTSRTDAPLRMAMLISGGGRTMLNIADRIDAGKLNATIELVIASRPDAAGIERAKQRGLHVELVARKQFADVQAFSDAIWSLVRPHHIDLVCLAGFLSLLRIPDDFAGRVMNIHPALLPQYGGKGMYGHHVHEAVVANHETETGCTVHLCDNIYDHGPVLVQRRCPVLPTDTPDDVAARVFEQECLAYPEAIQKFIDRRRS from the coding sequence ATGACCTCACGCACCGATGCCCCATTGCGAATGGCCATGCTCATCAGCGGCGGCGGCCGCACCATGCTCAACATCGCCGACCGCATCGACGCCGGCAAGCTGAACGCGACGATCGAACTTGTCATCGCCAGCCGCCCCGACGCCGCCGGCATCGAACGCGCCAAACAGCGCGGCCTGCATGTCGAATTGGTCGCCCGCAAACAGTTCGCTGACGTGCAGGCGTTTTCCGATGCGATCTGGTCGCTGGTTCGTCCGCATCATATTGACCTCGTCTGTCTTGCCGGGTTTTTGTCGCTTCTGCGCATTCCGGATGATTTTGCCGGTCGCGTCATGAACATTCACCCGGCGCTGCTTCCCCAATATGGCGGCAAGGGCATGTACGGGCATCACGTTCACGAGGCCGTCGTCGCCAACCATGAAACCGAAACCGGCTGCACCGTTCACCTCTGCGACAACATCTACGATCACGGCCCCGTCCTCGTCCAACGTCGCTGCCCCGTCCTGCCCACCGATACCCCCGACGATGTCGCCGCCCGCGTTTTCGAGCAGGAATGCCTCGCTTATCCGGAAGCGATTCAGAAGTTCATCGATCGGCGCCGCTCTTAA
- a CDS encoding tRNA glutamyl-Q(34) synthetase GluQRS, translated as MGHRCVRSWRYDTRVNELRTRLAPSPTGALHLGNVRTFLINWAMARRNGWKIVMRIEDLDGPRVKRGADREAMDVLAWLGIDWDEGPTYQRQDLSPYWAAMHELAKIGAVYPCRCTRTQIESAQSAPHGDEHELRYPGTCRGHEGEAIAYDPATTEIAWRVYTPDEATRFTDLFAGAQTFNIHQSIGDFVIATKAGLPAYQLAVVVDDAAQRVTHIVRGDDLISSTPRQMLLRKLLGIAPEPEYYHLPLVLGEDGRRLAKRHGDTRVVTYRQRGVTPERIIGLMAHWCGGGEREPMSAATFMERFEIDRLPHEAVTYTQKDEQWLMQ; from the coding sequence ATGGGGCATCGGTGCGTGAGGTCATGGCGGTATGATACTCGCGTGAACGAACTTCGCACACGACTGGCTCCCTCGCCGACGGGCGCGCTGCATCTGGGCAACGTGCGCACGTTTTTGATCAACTGGGCAATGGCGCGGCGAAACGGATGGAAGATCGTCATGCGCATCGAGGATCTGGACGGTCCGCGCGTCAAGCGCGGGGCGGATCGCGAGGCGATGGACGTGCTGGCATGGCTCGGCATCGACTGGGACGAAGGACCGACGTATCAGCGGCAAGACCTGTCACCGTATTGGGCGGCGATGCATGAATTGGCGAAGATCGGCGCGGTATATCCGTGTCGATGCACACGGACGCAGATCGAGTCGGCCCAGTCGGCGCCGCATGGCGATGAGCACGAACTGCGCTATCCGGGCACGTGCCGCGGTCACGAAGGCGAAGCGATTGCGTACGACCCGGCGACGACGGAGATCGCATGGCGCGTGTACACGCCCGATGAAGCCACGCGTTTTACCGATCTTTTCGCAGGCGCTCAGACGTTCAATATCCATCAATCCATCGGCGATTTCGTCATCGCGACGAAGGCGGGGTTGCCGGCGTATCAGCTTGCCGTGGTCGTCGATGATGCGGCCCAGCGGGTCACGCACATTGTGCGCGGCGACGATCTCATCAGTTCGACGCCGCGGCAGATGCTGCTGCGGAAACTGCTGGGCATCGCGCCGGAGCCGGAGTATTATCACCTGCCGTTGGTGCTCGGCGAAGATGGTCGGCGGCTGGCCAAACGGCACGGCGACACGCGCGTCGTCACTTACCGGCAGCGCGGCGTGACGCCCGAACGGATCATCGGACTGATGGCCCATTGGTGCGGAGGGGGCGAGCGCGAGCCGATGTCGGCGGCGACGTTCATGGAACGATTCGAGATCGATCGGCTGCCGCACGAAGCGGTGACGTACACGCAAAAGGATGAGCAATGGCTCATGCAATGA